A genomic segment from Sphingomonas astaxanthinifaciens DSM 22298 encodes:
- the rplJ gene encoding 50S ribosomal protein L10, translating to MDRNEKADLVAELKQVFSETSVVVVTRNLGLTVAQSTDLRLRMRDAGAQFKVAKNRLALIALDGTRYQPIGELLKGPTALATSIDPVAAAKVAVDFAKTTDKFEVLGGAMGDTVLDLAGVKALAELPSLDELRGTLIGLIQAPASKIARTINEPGAMLARVFGAYAAEAA from the coding sequence ATGGATCGCAACGAAAAGGCGGATCTGGTTGCCGAACTGAAGCAGGTCTTTTCCGAGACCAGCGTGGTGGTTGTCACCCGCAATCTCGGTCTGACGGTGGCCCAGTCCACCGATCTCCGCCTGCGGATGCGCGACGCCGGAGCCCAGTTCAAGGTTGCGAAGAACCGTCTCGCCCTCATCGCGCTCGATGGCACCCGCTATCAGCCGATCGGCGAGCTGCTCAAGGGCCCGACGGCCCTCGCCACGTCCATCGATCCCGTCGCGGCCGCCAAGGTCGCGGTGGACTTCGCCAAGACCACCGACAAGTTCGAGGTTCTTGGTGGCGCGATGGGCGATACCGTTCTTGACCTCGCTGGGGTCAAGGCGCTGGCCGAGCTGCCCAGCCTCGATGAACTCCGCGGCACCCTCATCGGCCTCATCCAGGCGCCGGCGAGCAAGATTGCCCGGACCATCAACGAGCCGGGCGCCATGCTCGCGCGCGTGTTCGGCGCTTACGCGGCCGAAGCGGCTTAA